Proteins from a genomic interval of Syntrophorhabdaceae bacterium:
- a CDS encoding glycosyltransferase family 2 protein: protein FLAVAYFLKSENTLTAIPVPHRYLLLIPAHNEEALIGRLLESLLRVQYERNSFRAAVIADNCTDRTEAVSSQFDVDILKRTDPSARGKGFAIAWALKQVDLDSYDAVVIIDADNIIDPLFFRGLDEVMATGSKVIQCYNSIANPNETAFTKILSLARAVDNSLYHHAKFKLGLSSFLMGNGMCFTTKLLKEQGWGTSTMAEDLEYYATLVKNGILIGFAAHSRVYHQESRNISHATDQRLRWSSGKFHIARKYGLGLFMQGLYERDYRKIDASFPLILPNLSLMVNLTVLALVASLLIHLFYSVPSVIGWLLFLLFLEILYLLSGVWLTKMSLWRVFCAFSFAPVFLAWKACIDFKGIFGREMTRWGKSIR, encoded by the coding sequence TCTTTCTTGCCGTAGCCTATTTCCTGAAAAGCGAAAATACATTAACTGCCATACCGGTTCCTCACAGGTATCTTCTCCTCATCCCGGCGCACAATGAAGAAGCCTTGATAGGAAGACTTCTCGAGAGCCTCCTTCGCGTGCAATATGAAAGAAATAGCTTCAGGGCAGCCGTTATTGCCGACAACTGCACGGATCGTACTGAGGCGGTCTCATCCCAATTCGACGTTGATATATTGAAGAGGACCGATCCCTCCGCCAGGGGGAAGGGTTTTGCAATAGCCTGGGCCCTGAAGCAGGTTGACCTTGATTCATACGATGCCGTGGTGATTATTGATGCGGATAATATCATCGATCCTCTTTTCTTTCGGGGGCTGGATGAAGTTATGGCAACGGGCAGCAAAGTTATACAATGCTATAATTCCATAGCCAATCCGAATGAGACTGCCTTCACTAAAATTCTCTCTTTGGCACGAGCCGTGGATAATAGCCTCTACCATCACGCAAAATTCAAATTAGGCCTTTCGTCCTTTCTCATGGGGAACGGGATGTGTTTTACCACGAAGCTGCTGAAAGAGCAGGGATGGGGTACGAGTACCATGGCGGAAGATCTGGAATATTACGCCACCCTTGTAAAAAACGGCATCCTGATCGGGTTTGCCGCCCATTCCAGGGTATATCATCAGGAATCCCGCAATATCAGTCATGCCACCGACCAAAGGCTGCGCTGGTCCTCCGGTAAATTTCATATCGCACGAAAATACGGGTTGGGCCTTTTTATGCAGGGGTTATATGAAAGAGATTATCGGAAGATCGATGCATCCTTTCCCCTCATACTCCCCAACCTCTCGCTCATGGTCAATCTGACCGTCCTTGCGTTGGTTGCTTCGTTGCTGATCCACCTGTTCTATTCTGTGCCTTCGGTAATTGGATGGCTCCTTTTTCTGCTCTTTCTGGAGATCCTCTATCTCTTGAGCGGCGTTTGGCTTACGAAGATGTCCCTTTGGAGAGTGTTTTGCGCATTCAGCTTTGCGCCCGTCTTTCTGGCGTGGAAGGCATGCATAGACTTTAAGGGTATCTTCGGAAGAGAAATGACTCGATGGGGCAAATCGATCAGGTAA